One genomic segment of Theobroma cacao cultivar B97-61/B2 chromosome 6, Criollo_cocoa_genome_V2, whole genome shotgun sequence includes these proteins:
- the LOC18596347 gene encoding histone H4, with the protein MSGRGKGGKGLGKGGAKRHRKVLRDNIQGITKPAIRRLARRGGVKRISGLIYEETRGVLKIFLENVIRDAVTYTEHARRKTVTAMDVVYALKRQGRTLYGFGG; encoded by the coding sequence ATGTCAGGCCGTGGAAAGGGAGGCAAAGGATTGGGAAAGGGAGGAGCGAAGAGGCACAGGAAAGTACTGAGAGACAACATTCAAGGGATCACGAAGCCTGCAATTCGAAGGTTGGCTCGACGAGGTGGAGTGAAGAGGATTAGCGGTCTTATTTATGAAGAAACGCGAGGCGTTCTCAAGATTTTCCTTGAAAACGTGATCCGCGACGCGGTTACGTATACTGAGCACGCCAGGAGGAAGACGGTAACTGCTATGGATGTGGTTTATGCCTTGAAAAGACAGGGCCGAACCCTTTATGGTTTTGGCGGTTAA
- the LOC18596350 gene encoding auxin-responsive protein SAUR71 gives MKKLMRRLSRVKVNHSTQYSVLRSEPPDPVEPTKQRSDVPQGHFPVYVGIDQGRRFIISAEMLRHPIFVELLNRSAQEYGYEQRGVLRIPINDVVFERVLESLRQGQEPSSLDELV, from the coding sequence ATGAAGAAACTGATGCGGAGACTATCACGAGTTAAGGTGAATCACTCGACCCAATACTCAGTACTCCGATCTGAGCCGCCTGATCCGGTGGAACCCACCAAGCAAAGATCGGACGTACCGCAAGGGCATTTCCCGGTATACGTGGGGATTGATCAGGGGCGGAGGTTCATCATCAGTGCCGAGATGCTGCGGCACCCAATCTTCGTGGAGTTGCTGAACAGATCAGCCCAAGAGTACGGGTACGAGCAAAGGGGAGTGTTGAGGATCCCCATTAACGATGTTGTCTTCGAACGTGTTCTTGAATCTCTCAGGCAAGGCCAAGAACCTTCCAGTCTTGATGAACTGGTTTAG
- the LOC18596348 gene encoding uncharacterized protein LOC18596348 produces MAADVSSSLVRVLSGHIEEQPQIHAGNSDILITKDLLGSLSKAATKEIDLEFKPGKAQTQRCSSPKSPLSAPVSSSSSDGKSKNQLPNSFQDSKFQDLNFPPVNFFEDTSLDLKLQSSTPSRYQSVCTLDKVKYALERAEKETMKKRSSSPPPSSLPATSSSTPGMFAAACPGCLLYVIASNTNPRCPRCNSIVPSALAVKKPRIDLNASF; encoded by the exons ATGGCAGCAGATGTGAGTAGTTCATTGGTGAGGGTATTGAGTGGACATATTGAAGAACAGCCTCAGATTCATGCTGGCAATTCAGATATTTTGATTACAAAAGATTTGTTGGGAAGTTTGTCCAAGGCTGCAACCAAAGAAATAGATCTCGAATTTAAG CCTGGAAAAGCACAGACACAAAGATGCAGCTCACCAAAGTCACCACTATCAGCACCagtatcttcttcttcttcagacGGAAAGAGCAAGAATCAATTGCCAAATTCATTTCAAGATTCCAAGTTTCAAGACTTGAACTTCCCTCCAGTTAACTTCTTTGAAGACACCTCCCTGGACTTAAAGCTTCAGTCTTCAACCCCAAGCCGTTACCAGAGTGTCTGCACTCTTGACAAGGTCAAATACGCCCTGGAAAGAGCAGAAAAAGAAACCATGAAGAAGCGTTCATCATCACCACCACCTTCTTCATTGCCTGCAACATCTTCATCGACACCAGGAATGTTTGCAGCTGCATGCCCTGGTTGCTTGCTATATGTCATAGCTTCCAACACGAATCCCAGGTGCCCTCGTTGCAATTCTATTGTTCCATCTGCCTTGGCTGTGAAGAAGCCTCGGATTGATCTCAATGCgtcattttaa